Genomic DNA from Bacteroides zhangwenhongii:
AGGTTGGGCGGCAAATATGCTTTCTGTTGCATTATTAATGGCATGAGTCAATGTATTGATGTCATTCCTCCGGTGTTGGAGATCACTGATATTCTGAATATATCCTTCTATATTGAAACTGCCGTCGGGCACTTCCTCCCGCAGATAAGTCTGGATGCACACATAAAAAATGCTCCCGTCGAGCCGAATCCGGTAGCTGATACTTTCCGAGTTGAATTCCGATACATTCTTTTCGCACCAATCTTCGAAAGCCAGGCGATCCTCCTCCATTATCAACTGCTTGTACGTGTCGAAAGAGATGTGCTGCACACCCTCCTTGCACAATACTCCTGTGTATCCTGTATAATGAAACACATTTTCCGCCGTATTATACGTCCAATGTCCGATCTGCGCCACCTTCTGAATCTCGCGCAACGTGCGGTTTGCCTGCTCCAACTGGCGTTTCACGTTACTTCTTTGCGTGATATCCCGATATTGGCAAAGCACCATGTCGTCATACGGATACATGAGACACTTGAAATAGAACGTCTCATCCTTCAGCACCAGCTTAAAGTTTTTGCTGATATTCCGTTGTTCCCCGATCACCGTCTCGAACACCGGCATAACCTTATCCCGTGTACGTTCCGGCAAAAGTTCGAAAATATTCTTCCCTAAAAGAACTTCTTCTTGCAGAAACCATAAATCGCAATGAGAATCGATATCCACACAGATACCATTTCTGTCTATCAGCAACATTGTGTCTGCCGTCAGTTCCAGAATTCTTTGTGCATTGTTTGCATTGTGTAATGTCCTGTCCATGTATGATTTTTTTTATAAGATAACAAAAGATTCCGCAATTTGTTTTTACTTCTCCGCCCGTTTCGCTTTTTCCCACGCTCCGTTTCCTTTTTTCCTTTTCAGGTAATGGATCCCTTTCAACACATTGATATTCATAAAAAGAAAATAATAAGGGATGAAGAGTATCTTGTTCTTAATCTGCCTGGTAGACAGATAATAGCCCCAATATCCCAACCCGTAGAAGAGGATCTGCATCCCAAGTAGCACTCCGTAGAATACCGTAGAACCGCCCGACAGCAGAATCGCCACGTTCAGCGGCAGGAGTGCGAACAGCAGGAACGGAGTGACCGACCACCTCAACACCCGGTGCGACGTATATTGAAAGCTGAGTACTCCGTAGCGGAACGGGTTCAGCAACGGGCGCAGCCGCCAGATAGACTGCAATCCTCCCGCAGCGATGCGCACCTTTCTTTTTTCTTCCTCCCTCATATCCGCCGAACCGCTTTCGATGGCGTAGGCATTGGTGCAGTAAGCAATCGTGTACCCCTTCATCGTGATTCGCAGCGATAGGATGAAGTCGTCGAGCAACGTATCCGGTTCCATCGCCTCGAACAGTTCGCGGCGTACGGCAAACAGTTCACCCGCAGCCCCCACTGCTGAATATAGCCGTGCGTCCAACGCTTTCAGCGTCGACTCATACTTCCAGTAAATCCCTTCGCCACCGGCGGCAGCCCCGTTCTTCGTCTGCACGGCAATCCGTTTCTCTCCCGCCACGCATCCCACTTTCGGATCCTGAAAGGCGAGTACAATCTCCCGTATCGCTTCCCGGTTCACCATCGTATTGGCGTCCGTGAAGACAACGAGCGGAGTATCTACAAGCGTCATTCCGCGCGTCATTGCAGCTGTCTTACCTTGTCGGAGCGGTTGGAAATGCACCGTCGCCTTTCCCTGCCAGCGTGTCTGCAAGCGTTCGTTCGTTCCGTCATTGCTGCCGTCCGTCACCCAGACAATGTGCAGCTTATCCGCAGGATAGTCCAGCTCAAGACAGTTCTCCATCTTCTCGTCCACCACCTCTTCCTCGTTGAAAGCCGTGATAAACAGCGTCACCTCCGGCAGTTCCCCGTCCGTTGCCGGCAGCGAGCGTTTCACCGGTTTCACGAAAAGCTCTTTCAGCTTGACAAGGATGTAAAGCAGGATTCCGTAGCCCAGATACGTGTAGAACACAACGAACAGGGCAAACCAGAAAAGAATTTCGAGACAAAGAGTAAGTGTGTTGTTCATGATTTTTCAGCTTTTATTCTTTCCTTTATTTCTTTTTCACGAGATTGCTCTCCTCATCCTTATATTCCTTCTTCTTGGTGAACAATCCGCCGATTCCCTTCAAGCGACTGACGGCACGAACCTTGAAACTGTTGAACAGCGATCCGTCGGCTCCCACCGTGCCATACCCCGTGACGGCACGCGCGCGGCGTTTCCTCACAAAAGCGATTTTCCCGAACTGTTTCAGTTGCAGCGCCAGATACCCGTCCTCGCCCCGGATGATGTCCGTGCGGATGCCCGTTTTCCGTGCCAAATCCGTGCGGTAAGCGAACACCAGCCCCCGCACACTCAGCTCCGGACGCTTGAACGATTGCAGCCACAGATGCAGGTCGCGGGTAGCCTCATACAGCTTAAGTCCCCACCGGGAATGCTCCTCGTCCGGAATATAGCTCCATAGCGAACTTACCCCGACCACACCCGGACGCTCCAGCGCATCCACCATCGTCTCCACATACCTGGGCGGGTACATCGTGTCCGAATCAATGTTGATGTGATACTTTCCCCGTGCGTGGTTCAGCCCGCAAAGGCGGGCAAAACCGCAACTATGCCGCGTCTCCGTATAATAAGGTACTCCGCACGCCTGAAAAATCTCCGCCGTGCGGTCCTTCGATTCATTATCCACCCCGATGATCTCTACGGGATACTTGCACTGCATCTCGCTCAGCGACCACAGACAAGCCAACAAGTGTTTTTCCTCGTTGTAGCCTATCAGCGAGACGGTAACCACCGGATTCTCGCTCTGAAGCCCGGCGATCTTCCCGCGTATCTCTTCAACCACTACCGGCCGAGCCTCCGAAAAAGGCTTTTCATATACTTGCAGATATTTGCTGTACCATTGGCTCATCGCAGTATTCCTCCTTGTCCTCCTTTAATATCATTTCCTCCGTAAAAATCTCTCTATGTTTCTTACCAGACGATAACCGAATATCCTGATCATCAGCGTCCTCGTGCGATAATACACAATCGCTTTATGTGAAAACCAAGAGTTCTGATAATGATGAATCGCGTATGTGAGAGGCGTTAAGACCACTTGTCGCGAGTCGAAGATCTTAGGTGAAAAATACTCACATGGCAGCACATAAACCTTTTCCGTCATTTCCTGTTTCCCTATCTTCTTCAGTTCACCAAGAGTAGTTCCGGACGGCAGATTACATATCGGTTTCAGTTTTCCGATCGTCTCATTCATAATCTCCGGCAACATACGGATATCCATTTGCCCGTTCTCCTGTATGAAATCCCTGTTTTCGTAATAGTCCAGACAAGCTTTAACCCAGTCACATCCGCTTTCGGCGCCGATGATAGCCGCCTCAATGGTCCCCGCGTTTTCAGCCCCGACAAAATAGGGGAGCGTCAGCAACTCGTCGAAACTCTTGAGCACTTCCACGTCCGAGTCGAGATAAATGCCTCCGTAATGATAGAGCGCATACATACGTATATAATCTGCGGCAAAAGCATATTTTTTGGCGGCGAAAGCCTGTGCTACCCACGAACTGCTGTTCAAGTCGAAACGGTTGCCGTCCCACAGCATCACCTCATATTCGGGGAGGAACTTCTTCCAGCTCTCCAGGCACTTCTGTATTTTGGGTGGATAAGGGTCACCGCTCAGCCAGCATAAATGTATAATCTTCGGTATCATAATAAAACGGTTAACTTTTTTTTCCTCATTTCTCATTTATTTCCTTAATCACCTTCTGCATCTGCGCTTCCCATGACAGCGGGCGCACCGACTCCCGGATCTCAGCCGGTGGAATCTTCAGCGACCGTTGAAACGCAATCAGCTTCGGGACGTCCACCGCCGACTCGTCCGCAGGCACCTTCCACACATACGGCATATCGTCAAAATCCGCATCCGTCTCCGAGTAAGTGAAGGCGAACCCGCGTGCCGCGTACTCCCGGTTTTTCAGTGTCTTGATTTCCGTGATACCGCTCCGGTGGCGTCCCAGA
This window encodes:
- a CDS encoding glycosyltransferase family 2 protein, whose product is MSQWYSKYLQVYEKPFSEARPVVVEEIRGKIAGLQSENPVVTVSLIGYNEEKHLLACLWSLSEMQCKYPVEIIGVDNESKDRTAEIFQACGVPYYTETRHSCGFARLCGLNHARGKYHINIDSDTMYPPRYVETMVDALERPGVVGVSSLWSYIPDEEHSRWGLKLYEATRDLHLWLQSFKRPELSVRGLVFAYRTDLARKTGIRTDIIRGEDGYLALQLKQFGKIAFVRKRRARAVTGYGTVGADGSLFNSFKVRAVSRLKGIGGLFTKKKEYKDEESNLVKKK
- a CDS encoding glycosyltransferase family 32 protein — translated: MIPKIIHLCWLSGDPYPPKIQKCLESWKKFLPEYEVMLWDGNRFDLNSSSWVAQAFAAKKYAFAADYIRMYALYHYGGIYLDSDVEVLKSFDELLTLPYFVGAENAGTIEAAIIGAESGCDWVKACLDYYENRDFIQENGQMDIRMLPEIMNETIGKLKPICNLPSGTTLGELKKIGKQEMTEKVYVLPCEYFSPKIFDSRQVVLTPLTYAIHHYQNSWFSHKAIVYYRTRTLMIRIFGYRLVRNIERFLRRK
- a CDS encoding glycosyltransferase family 2 protein; translated protein: MNNTLTLCLEILFWFALFVVFYTYLGYGILLYILVKLKELFVKPVKRSLPATDGELPEVTLFITAFNEEEVVDEKMENCLELDYPADKLHIVWVTDGSNDGTNERLQTRWQGKATVHFQPLRQGKTAAMTRGMTLVDTPLVVFTDANTMVNREAIREIVLAFQDPKVGCVAGEKRIAVQTKNGAAAGGEGIYWKYESTLKALDARLYSAVGAAGELFAVRRELFEAMEPDTLLDDFILSLRITMKGYTIAYCTNAYAIESGSADMREEEKRKVRIAAGGLQSIWRLRPLLNPFRYGVLSFQYTSHRVLRWSVTPFLLFALLPLNVAILLSGGSTVFYGVLLGMQILFYGLGYWGYYLSTRQIKNKILFIPYYFLFMNINVLKGIHYLKRKKGNGAWEKAKRAEK